A single window of Corythoichthys intestinalis isolate RoL2023-P3 chromosome 21, ASM3026506v1, whole genome shotgun sequence DNA harbors:
- the LOC130910058 gene encoding ADP-ribosylation factor-like protein 8, with protein sequence MLALVNRLLDWFKSLFWKEEMELTLVGLQYSGKTTFVNVIASDETLIGVMVDEMKRLLRKLMSKFVQMDVIRKAEDILDVDYRNKENWHDRGNIAVSHDARQYMEQVEDYL encoded by the exons atgctggcactagtaaaccggcttttagactggttcaagtctttattttggaaggaagagatggagctgacactggtcggcctccagtattcggggaaaacgacgttcgtcaacgtaattgcc tctgacgaaaccctaattggagtgatggttgatgagatgaagaggctgctgaggaagctgatgtccaaatttgtgcaaatggatgtgatcaggaaagctgaggatatcctagatgttgattacaggaacaaggagaactggcatgacagaggcaacatagcagtatcacatgatgccagacaatacatggagcaagttgaagactatctctga